In Strongyloides ratti genome assembly S_ratti_ED321, scaffold srae_chrx_scaffold0000002, a single window of DNA contains:
- a CDS encoding Protein-tyrosine phosphatase,receptor/non-receptor type domain and Protein-tyrosine/Dual specificity phosphatase domain and Protein-tyrosine phosphatase, catalytic domain-containing protein, giving the protein FCIFLLFKSQLCLSQHIPYFPQLNNSRDLKGKFPLQYQIKEIFPSDIILLKCPGPTYNHNNKEDTFKVNGTYDKDIVKGLLDESVIRWIKVFNSEKKLEKKITCGELILKENPLELIKWEINLKWNSLPNPLKTMKNYFVNSPLGASTRDCPSDGRLQFVKKKNGTVIQYENEETAIYHKGDLIYLFEKPKKLMIKVAPCQIFNAIQIIPTINIKTPSNMIKNLNHINILKIGKDIRRETFEVELIIKKEHSKHQQFYEYENVQITNLKFYSDGSIKKHSTPMISNKTITIKGYQLLRFEYICDECYVYVDQNYHITKDIFFGSTEKDYVETFSDIFNNKNKTFITPNCSLDQYTFGFLYKMVFANLEITVNDFLMKNMYKNNTFILSNSTIFFKNETYNGILQCIYSTPDNGTFTTKTVFKTIEDSSFNVTYQKKNTIQKRLSNSFLALIMGISALSICIFLCIIIILSRKHINEYIKLMILKKKYPNIQKFWLNTQKIKMSEYSNIVKEINNEVVNDELRGVKSIIIGEEFVNTFNESDYNDTLVNSQKKLVNKISAHYITSVSPSRTYILSEAPSSNNVSQFWEMIFEEKVQVIVAFVYNVVMNASEPFEIYWPTKKSTTYGKLTVINEGETDSFIKNVTTINFKIIKEGRNDIILRLFYVNDWKENTIPDNINNLAGLYEEVDKIAGNNPVLIHSSSINGPRTFLFVFFAGIVESLINDKIFYEPMKVIKKIKKQKHCSYISSIEYAYLIFSVVEYLANNKYILMNGLYFKYFEMFVNYAYNTMGKMKINDKYLNLFKFFISLDTNYINRLVDLSDKEGILTSEEIKIKCQRSTLLNEYEKQLPPPSRRMHGRRNHFPGQNCLDNNAINFNISTNIRNPFDKMSMANEMTFINSENMEKKFIMMPSPLEEMYDGFIELVYQNNVSVILVLDNYSEIYPKNWETYWPFDKYDYKYGDYIIKNIEKVTKLGNGFEVSYYDIIHSTDKNKPKVCFKLVHYVDWESDKYMPMNNIAFTGMRRYAVMESSKERPMIIHCKNGIDRTDTVAYVLYMMEKLSNQDEFDPIRDLKFLRQHRLNAVQNKQQFLTSLSALLHFNIPALKIYDKNIFNELKKILMEGVKLENIKNKKKR; this is encoded by the exons ttttgtatatttttattatttaaaagtcaATTGTGTTTGAGTCAACATATACCTTACTTTCCTCAACTTAATAATAGCCGTGATTTAAAAGGAAAGTTTCCTCTTCAATATcagataaaagaaatatttccatctgatatcattttattaaaatgccCTGGACCAACTTATAATCATAATAACAAAGAAGATACTTTTAAAGTTAATGGTACTTATGATAAAGATATTGTTAAAGGATTACTGGATGAAAGTGTAATAAGATGGATAAAAGTTTTCAATTCTGAAAagaaattagaaaaaaaaattacatgtGGTGAATTGATTCTAAAAGAAAATCCACTcgaattaataaaatgggAAATCAATTTAAAATGGAATTCACTACCAAATCCTTTAAAGACTATGAAGAACTATTTTGTAAACTCACCACTTGGTGCTTCTACAAGAGATTGCCCTTCCGATGGAAGATTacaatttgttaaaaagaaaaatggaACAGTAATTCAATACGAAAATGAAGAAACAGCTATTTATCATAAAGGAGatcttatatatttatttgaaaaacctaaaaaattaatgataaaagttGCCCCatgtcaaatttttaatgcaattcaaataattccaacaattaatataaaaacaccatcaaatatgataaaaaatttgaatcacataaatattcttaaaattgGAAAAGATATTAGACGAGAAACATTTGAGGTTGAgttaattatcaaaaaagaaCATTCCAAACATCAACAATTTTATGAATATGAAAATGTACAAATAActaatttaaagttttattctGATGgatcaataaaaaaacatagtACACCAATGatatcaaataaaacaattactATAAAAGGATATCAGTTGCTTCGTTTTGAATATATTTGTGATGAATGTTATGTTTATGTTGATCAAAATTACCATATAactaaagatattttttttggttcAACAGAAAAAGATTATGTTGAAACTTTTTCAgacatttttaacaataaaaacaaaacttTCATAACACCAAATTGTTCTTTAGATCAGTATACATTTGgatttctttataaaatggTTTTTGCAAATCTTGAAATTACtgtaaatgattttttaatgaaaaatatgtacaaaaataatacatttatacTTTCTAATagtactattttttttaaaaatgaaacataCAATGGTATACTTCAGTGCATATATAGCACTCCAGACAATGGGACATTTACAACAAAAACagtttttaaaacaattgaagattcatcttttaatgttacataccagaaaaaaaatacaattcaAAAAAGATTATCAAATTCATTTTTGGCTTTAATTATGGGGATTTCTGCATTGTCAATATGTATATTTCtttgtattataattattttgagtagaaaacatattaatgaatatataaaacttatgatacttaaaaaaaaatatccaaatattcaaaaattttggTTAAATAcgcaaaaaattaaaatgtcaGAATACTCAAACATAGTAAaggaaataaataatgaagtAGTTAATGATGAATTAAGAGGAGTTAAATCAATTATTATTGGAGAAGAATTTGTCAATACATTTAATGAAAGTGATTACAATGATACATTAGTTAATTCACAAAAAAAacttgttaataaaatttctgcTCATTATATAACTTCTGTTTCTCCATCACGAACATACATTTTATCAGag gCTCCATCAAGTAATAATGTTTCTCAATTTTGGGAAATGATATTTGAAGAGAAGGTTCAAGTTATTGTTGCTTTTGTATATAATGTTGTAATGAATGCATCAGAACCATTTGAAATTTATTGgccaacaaaaaaaagtactaCATATGGAAAATTAACTGTTATTAATGAAGGAGAAACtgattcttttataaaaaatgtaactacaataaattttaaaattataaaagaaggaagaaatgatataattttaagattattttatgttaatgATTGGAAAGAAAATACTATTCCAgataatataaacaatttgGCAGGATTATATGAAGAAGTAGATAAAATTGCTGGTAATAATCCTGTTCTTATTCATTCATCATCTATTAATGGTCCTagaacatttttatttgtattttttgcTGGAATAGTTGAATCacttattaatgataaaatattttatgaacctatgaaagttataaaaaaaataaaaaaacaaaaacatTGTAGTTATATTTCATCAATTGAATATgcatatttaatattttctgtAGTAGAATATTTggcaaataataaatatattttaatgaatggTTTATATTTCAAGTATTTTGAAATGTTTGTAAATTATGCTTACAATACTATGggaaaaatgaaaattaatgataaatatttaaatttatttaaattttttatttcacttgatacaaattatattaatcGTTTAGTTGATTTATCTGATAAAGAAGGAATACTTACATctgaagaaataaaaatcaaatgtCAACGTTCaactttattaaatgaatatgAAAAACAATTACCACCACCTTCACGAAGAATGCATGGACGACGTAATCATTTTCCAGGACAAAATTGTTTAGATAATAAtgcaattaattttaatatatcaactAACATAAGAAATCCATTTGATAAAATGTCAATGGCAAATGAAATGACATTTATAAATTCAGaaaatatggaaaaaaaatttataatgatgCCT tcACCATTGGAAGAAATGTATGATGGATTTATTGAATtagtttatcaaaataatgtCTCTGTTATACTTGTTTTAGATAATTATAGTGAAATATATCCAAAAAATTGGGAAACATATTGGCCATTTGATAAATATGATTATAAATATGgtgattatattattaaaaatatcgAAAAAGTAACAAAACTTGGTAATGGTTTTGAAGTATCTTACTATGATATAATACATAGtactgataaaaataaacctAAAGTATGCTTTAAATTGGTACATTATGTTGATTGGGAAAGTGACAAAT aTATGCCAATGAATAATATTGCTTTTACTGGAATGAGAAGATATGCAGTTATGGAATCTTCAAAAGAAAGACCAATGATTATTCATTGCAAAAATGGAATTGATAGAACTGATACAGTAGCTTATGTTTTGTATATGATGGAGAAATTATCAAATCAAGATGAATTTGATCCAATCCGTGACCTAAAATTTTTACGTCAACATAGATTGAATGCGGTTCAAAATAAACAACAATTTCTTACTTCATTATCAGcattattacattttaatataccagcattaaaaatttatgataagaatatttttaatgaattaaaaaaaattttaatggaaGGTGTTAAACTtgagaatataaaaaataaaaagaaaagataa
- a CDS encoding Asator, whose protein sequence is MSSNVFVKTGDILNNQFKIIKVIGEGAYGTVYKCLDTNTKTHVAMKIETNIKNMKSTSKMEIDVLKTLTNKSNVAQLIYGKINKNFTFIVMTLLGKSLFELVNICESFKSSTVARIGIQLLYGLKHLHDAGFIHRDIKPENIAIGRGYKMRKVFYLLDFGLCRRFKDKKNPGKIIPPRKCVSFCGTLMFSSLNAQDEKEQGRGDDLISLAYVLSDFIKELPWSSETEDNEMRLLKEKFHGKDLFPADKSLADFFDYVKTLKYEDEPDYEKIFQYFYTIIQENDVKFSDPYEWEAILNKIEEPKTLKSLKRKAELDNFYKAKKFKNF, encoded by the exons atgagtTCCAATGTATTTGTTAAAACAGGAGATATCTTAAATAATCAATTTAAG atTATTAAGGTTATCGGTGAAGGAGCATACGGAACcgtttataaatgtttagaTACTAATACAAAAACTCATGTTGCTATGAAAATAGAAACTAATATCAAAAACATGAAATCAACATCAAAAATGGAAATTGATGTTCTTAAAACATTAACTAACAAATCAAATGTGGCTCAACTAATTTATGgtaagataaataaaaattttacttttattgtAATGACTTTACTTGGAAAAAGTCTTTTTGAGTTAGTAAATATTTGTGAATCATTCAAATCATCTACTGTTGCAAGAATTGGGATACAACTACTTTATGGATTAAAACATTTGCATGATGCTGGATTTATTCATAGAGACATTAAACCTGAAAACATTGCTATTGGAAGGGGTTATAAAATGcgaaaagttttttatctTTTGGATTTCGGATTATGTAGAAGATTCAAGGACAAAAAAAATCCAGGTAAAATAATACCACCAAGAAAATGTGTCTCTTTTTGTGGGACATTAATGTTTAGTAGTCTCAATGCACAAGATGAAAAGGAACAAGGAAGAGGAGATGATTTGATTTCACTTGCTTATGTACTCAGTGATTTTATCAAAGAACTTCCATGGTCATCGGAAACTGAAGATAATGAAATGAGACTTCTTAAAGAGAAATTTCATGGTAAAGATTTATTTCCTGCAGATAAATCTTTAGCTGATTTTTTTGACTACGTTAAAACTCTCAAATATGAAGATGAACCAGATTATgagaaaatttttcaatatttttat aCAATTATTCAAGAAAATGATGTGAAATTTTCTGATCCATATGAATGGGAagcaattttaaataaaatagaagaACCAAAAACTTTGAAAAGTTTAAAACGAAAAGCTGAACTagataacttttataaagctaaaaaatttaaaaatttttaa